Proteins encoded in a region of the Mycobacterium branderi genome:
- a CDS encoding MFS transporter, whose translation MTAETETLRSGPWTPRIAVQLSVLAAAAFIYVTAEIVPVGALPAIARDLHVSLALVGTLLSWYALVAALTTIPLVRWTAHWPRRRTLLLTLACLTMSQLVSALAPNFGVLAGGRVLCAVTHGLMWSVIAPIATRLVPPSHAGRATTAIYVGTSLALVVGSPLTAAMSLMWGWRWAVVCVTIAAGIVTLAAWLVLPEMVLSAAQLERVGPRARHHRNGRLWAVSLLTMVAVTGHFVSYTFIVVVIRDVVGVRGPNLAWVLAVYGIAGLVAVPVVARPLDRRPKRAVIVCMAGLTAAFVLLTALAFGGRATAATALVGTGAIVLWGAMATAVSPMLQSTAMRNAAGDPDGASSLYVTAFQVGIMAGSLAGGLLYEHSVPMMLSASAVLMGVALAGMTASRHIFDVPAGHE comes from the coding sequence ATGACCGCCGAAACCGAAACCCTTCGCAGCGGACCGTGGACGCCGCGGATCGCGGTGCAGTTGTCGGTGCTGGCCGCCGCGGCATTCATCTATGTCACGGCCGAAATCGTGCCGGTGGGCGCGCTGCCCGCCATTGCGCGCGATCTGCATGTCAGCCTGGCATTGGTCGGCACCTTGTTGTCCTGGTACGCGCTGGTGGCGGCGTTGACGACGATTCCGCTGGTGCGCTGGACGGCGCACTGGCCGCGGCGGCGGACGCTGCTGCTGACGCTGGCCTGCCTGACCATGTCGCAGCTGGTGTCGGCGCTGGCTCCCAATTTCGGGGTGCTGGCCGGCGGACGAGTGCTGTGTGCGGTTACCCACGGCCTGATGTGGTCGGTGATCGCGCCGATTGCGACCCGGTTGGTGCCGCCCAGCCACGCCGGACGCGCGACGACGGCGATCTATGTGGGCACCAGCCTGGCCCTGGTGGTCGGCAGCCCGCTGACCGCGGCGATGAGCCTGATGTGGGGCTGGCGCTGGGCCGTGGTGTGCGTGACCATCGCCGCGGGCATCGTCACCCTGGCCGCGTGGCTGGTGCTGCCGGAGATGGTGCTCTCGGCAGCGCAGCTCGAGCGGGTCGGGCCGCGGGCCCGCCACCACCGCAACGGCCGGCTGTGGGCGGTGAGCTTGCTCACGATGGTGGCCGTCACCGGGCATTTCGTGTCGTACACCTTCATCGTGGTGGTCATCCGCGACGTCGTGGGGGTGCGGGGACCCAACCTGGCCTGGGTGTTGGCCGTCTACGGGATCGCCGGGCTGGTGGCCGTCCCGGTGGTGGCCCGCCCGCTGGACCGCCGGCCCAAACGTGCGGTGATCGTGTGCATGGCCGGCCTGACGGCGGCGTTTGTCCTGTTGACCGCGCTGGCGTTCGGTGGTCGGGCCACTGCGGCGACGGCGCTGGTGGGGACCGGTGCGATCGTGCTGTGGGGGGCGATGGCGACCGCGGTGTCGCCGATGCTGCAGTCGACGGCGATGCGCAACGCCGCGGGTGACCCCGACGGGGCGTCGTCGCTGTACGTCACGGCGTTCCAGGTGGGCATCATGGCCGGTTCGCTGGCTGGCGGCCTGCTCTACGAACACAGCGTGCCGATGATGCTGTCCGCATCGGCGGTTCTGATGGGCGTCGCGCTGGCGGGAATGACCGCGAGCCGGCACATCTTCGACGTGCCCGCCGGCCACGAGTAA
- a CDS encoding L,D-transpeptidase, with the protein MSRWTRGALVAALSTAGLTAVLTLGTGSALGDPDQPPPPGDPGVAEPAPADPLAPPPPADPIAPPPADPLAGPPAAPVAPAAPATQPATATGPAAGQNPEPFTGQPPFLPPTFTPVSGSMVGVAQPIIINFQRPIADKPMAEQAIHISSTPPVPGKFYWMTPTQVRWRPINFWPAHTNVHIDAAGTTSDFHTGDALVATADDATHTMTVTRNGTVEKTIPMSMGMAAGGHQTANGTYYVLDKKAKVVMDSTTYGVPVDSTYGYKVNVENAVMFDNSGDFVHSAPWSVADQGKRNVSHGCINISPANAKWFFDNFGTGDPIVVKNSVGTYSKNDGSNDWQL; encoded by the coding sequence ATGTCGCGATGGACGAGGGGAGCTCTCGTCGCCGCGCTCAGCACAGCCGGATTGACCGCTGTGCTGACGCTGGGCACCGGTTCGGCGCTGGGCGATCCGGACCAGCCGCCGCCACCCGGCGACCCTGGCGTGGCAGAGCCCGCACCCGCGGACCCGTTGGCGCCGCCGCCCCCGGCCGACCCGATCGCTCCGCCCCCGGCTGACCCACTGGCCGGGCCGCCGGCAGCACCGGTTGCACCGGCGGCACCGGCGACTCAGCCTGCGACCGCCACGGGGCCGGCGGCGGGCCAGAACCCCGAGCCCTTCACGGGCCAGCCGCCGTTCCTGCCGCCGACGTTCACTCCGGTCAGCGGCTCGATGGTCGGCGTCGCCCAGCCGATCATCATCAACTTCCAGCGGCCGATTGCCGACAAGCCGATGGCCGAGCAGGCGATCCACATTTCGTCGACCCCGCCGGTGCCGGGCAAGTTCTACTGGATGACCCCCACCCAGGTGCGGTGGCGCCCGATCAACTTCTGGCCGGCCCACACCAACGTGCACATCGACGCGGCGGGCACCACGTCGGACTTCCACACCGGCGACGCGCTGGTGGCAACCGCCGACGACGCGACGCACACGATGACCGTCACCCGCAACGGGACCGTAGAGAAGACCATCCCGATGTCGATGGGTATGGCGGCAGGCGGCCACCAGACCGCCAACGGCACCTACTACGTGCTGGACAAAAAGGCCAAGGTGGTGATGGATTCCACCACCTACGGCGTGCCGGTCGACTCGACGTACGGCTACAAGGTGAACGTCGAAAACGCCGTGATGTTCGACAACAGCGGCGACTTCGTGCACAGCGCGCCGTGGTCGGTGGCCGATCAGGGCAAGCGCAACGTCAGCCACGGCTGCATCAACATCAGCCCGGCCAACGCCAAGTGGTTCTTCGACAACTTCGGCACCGGCGATCCCATCGTCGTGAAGAACTCCGTCGGCACCTACAGCAAGAACGACGGCTCCAACGACTGGCAGCTCTAG
- a CDS encoding SPW repeat protein, giving the protein MSTVHSSIDHHPDLLALRARYERAAESMSAQGTFGLTLLTAVYAAVSPWIVGFQMTRPLAVNDLIVGLVCAALAYGFAAALDRTHGMTWTLPVLGVWFIVSPWVIYHVSPHGGMIWSNVIAGAVLTVLGLNAMYFGMRARSDEAKHA; this is encoded by the coding sequence ATGAGCACAGTCCATTCATCAATCGATCACCACCCGGATTTGTTGGCTCTGCGGGCCCGGTATGAGCGGGCCGCCGAGTCGATGTCCGCGCAAGGCACCTTCGGTCTGACTTTGCTGACGGCGGTCTATGCGGCTGTCTCGCCGTGGATCGTCGGCTTCCAGATGACCAGGCCGCTGGCTGTCAACGACCTGATCGTCGGTCTTGTGTGCGCGGCGCTGGCGTATGGGTTCGCGGCCGCACTGGACCGCACTCACGGCATGACCTGGACGCTGCCGGTGTTGGGGGTGTGGTTCATCGTTTCGCCGTGGGTCATCTACCACGTCTCGCCGCACGGCGGCATGATCTGGTCGAATGTGATTGCAGGTGCGGTGCTGACGGTGCTGGGCTTGAACGCGATGTACTTCGGTATGCGGGCGCGCAGCGACGAAGCAAAGCACGCATAG
- the ricR gene encoding copper-sensing transcriptional repressor RicR, with amino-acid sequence MTAAHGYSPQKDNYAKRLRRIEGQVRGIAKMIDEDKYCIDVLTQISAVNSALRSVALNLLNEHLGHCVSRAVADGGDEADVKLAEASAAIARLVRS; translated from the coding sequence ATGACAGCCGCACACGGCTACTCGCCGCAGAAGGACAACTACGCCAAGCGGCTGCGCCGCATCGAGGGACAGGTGCGGGGCATCGCCAAGATGATCGACGAGGACAAGTACTGCATCGACGTCCTCACCCAGATCAGCGCGGTCAACAGCGCGCTGCGGTCCGTGGCGTTGAACCTGCTCAACGAGCACCTCGGACACTGCGTGAGCCGCGCGGTGGCCGACGGCGGCGACGAGGCCGACGTGAAACTCGCCGAGGCGTCCGCCGCGATCGCGCGACTCGTGCGTTCCTGA
- the ilvD gene encoding dihydroxy-acid dehydratase produces the protein MPQTKARTPDIKPRSRDVTDGLEKAAARGMLRAVGMDDDDFAKPQIGVASSWNEITPCNLSLDRLAKAVKEGVFAAGGYPLEFGTISVSDGISMGHEGMHFSLVSREVIADSVETVMQAERLDGSVLLAGCDKSLPGMLMAAARLDLAAVFLYAGSILPGRAKLSDGTEREVTIIDAFEAVGACARGLMPREDVDAIERAICPGEGACGGMYTANTMASAAEALGMSLPGSAAPPAADRRRDVFARHSGEAVIELLRRGITARDILTREAFENAIAVVMAFGGSTNAVLHLLAIAYEANVKLSLEDFSRIGSRVPHLADVKPFGRHVMLDVDRVGGVPVVMKALLDAGLLHGDCLTVTGQTVAENLAHVAPPDPDGKVLRALQNPIHPTGGITILHGSLAPEGAVVKSAGFDSDVFEGTARVFDRERAALDALEDGTITAGDAVVIRYEGPKGGPGMREMLAITGAIKGAGLGKDVLLLTDGRFSGGTTGLCVGHIAPEAVDGGPIAFLRDGDRIRLDVANGTLDVLVDTGEFASRRAGFTPLPPRYTSGVLAKYTKLVGSAAIGAVCT, from the coding sequence ATGCCCCAAACCAAGGCACGTACCCCTGATATCAAACCCCGCAGTCGCGACGTCACCGACGGTCTGGAAAAGGCCGCCGCCCGCGGAATGCTGCGCGCGGTCGGCATGGACGACGACGACTTCGCCAAGCCCCAGATCGGTGTGGCGTCGTCGTGGAACGAGATCACGCCGTGCAACCTGTCGTTGGACCGCCTCGCCAAGGCGGTGAAGGAAGGGGTTTTCGCCGCGGGGGGCTATCCGCTTGAGTTCGGCACGATCTCGGTGTCCGACGGCATCTCGATGGGCCACGAGGGCATGCACTTCTCGCTGGTGTCGCGCGAGGTGATCGCCGACAGCGTGGAAACCGTGATGCAGGCCGAGCGGCTCGACGGCTCGGTGCTGTTGGCCGGCTGCGACAAGTCGCTGCCCGGAATGCTGATGGCCGCCGCGCGATTGGACCTGGCCGCAGTGTTCCTCTACGCGGGCTCGATCCTGCCCGGGCGGGCCAAGCTGTCCGACGGGACCGAGCGCGAGGTGACGATCATCGACGCGTTCGAGGCGGTCGGCGCGTGTGCGCGCGGGCTGATGCCACGCGAGGACGTCGACGCGATCGAGCGGGCCATCTGCCCCGGCGAGGGCGCCTGTGGGGGCATGTACACCGCCAACACGATGGCCAGCGCCGCTGAGGCACTGGGCATGTCGCTGCCCGGCAGCGCGGCACCTCCGGCGGCGGATCGCCGCCGCGACGTGTTCGCCCGCCACAGCGGCGAGGCCGTGATCGAACTGCTGCGCCGCGGAATCACCGCCCGCGACATCCTCACCAGGGAGGCCTTCGAGAACGCGATCGCGGTGGTGATGGCGTTCGGCGGCTCGACCAACGCTGTGCTGCACCTGTTGGCGATCGCGTACGAGGCCAACGTCAAGTTGTCGCTGGAGGATTTCAGCCGCATAGGTTCGCGGGTGCCGCACCTGGCCGACGTCAAGCCGTTCGGCCGGCATGTGATGCTCGACGTCGACCGCGTCGGCGGTGTCCCGGTCGTGATGAAAGCACTGCTGGATGCCGGTCTGCTGCATGGTGATTGCCTGACCGTGACAGGACAGACCGTCGCCGAAAACCTCGCGCACGTCGCCCCGCCCGATCCCGACGGCAAGGTGCTGCGAGCGCTGCAAAATCCTATCCACCCGACCGGCGGGATCACGATCCTGCACGGATCGCTGGCACCGGAGGGCGCGGTGGTCAAGTCGGCGGGCTTCGACTCCGACGTGTTCGAAGGCACTGCAAGGGTTTTCGACCGGGAACGAGCCGCGCTTGATGCTTTGGAAGACGGCACGATCACCGCGGGCGACGCGGTGGTGATCCGCTACGAGGGCCCCAAGGGCGGGCCCGGGATGCGCGAAATGCTTGCCATCACAGGCGCCATCAAGGGCGCCGGGCTGGGTAAGGACGTGCTGTTATTGACCGACGGCCGCTTCTCCGGCGGCACCACCGGACTCTGTGTCGGCCATATCGCCCCGGAGGCGGTCGACGGCGGACCGATCGCGTTCCTGCGCGACGGCGACCGCATCCGCCTCGACGTCGCCAACGGAACACTGGACGTGCTCGTCGACACCGGCGAGTTTGCTTCCCGGCGTGCGGGTTTCACCCCGCTGCCACCGCGCTACACCAGCGGAGTGCTGGCCAAGTACACCAAGCTGGTGGGGTCCGCGGCAATCGGGGCGGTCTGCACATAA